A single Corvus hawaiiensis isolate bCorHaw1 chromosome 26, bCorHaw1.pri.cur, whole genome shotgun sequence DNA region contains:
- the RGS20 gene encoding regulator of G-protein signaling 20 isoform X2, which produces MRGAGEPPFPVAQPAGTGGEACEDAQGGAAADTPMGSERTEIRKRQMATTPETPGAAQAQLSTGNRGSNACCFCWCCCCSCSCLTVRNQEEERARRTSHELQAEGIPNCEESPAPTLEEVNAWAQSFDKLMLTPAGRNAFREFLRTEFSEENMLFWMACEELKQESNKSVIEEKARLIYEDYISILSPKEVSLDSRVREVINRNMLEPSQHTFDDAQLQIYTLMHRDSYPRFMNSAIYKDLLQSLSEKSTEA; this is translated from the exons ATGCGTGGGGCTGGCGAGCCACCGTTCCCGGTCGCCCAGCCCGCCGGGACCGGAGGGGAAGCGTGCGAGGACGCCCAGGGGGGCGCCGCTGCCGACACC CCCATGGGATCAGAGAGGACAGAGATACGCAAACGGCAGATGGCTACAACCCCGGAGACCCCAGGTGCTGCACAagctcagctcagcacaggaaatCGAGGGTCCAATGCCTGCTGCTTTTGTTGGTGCtgttgctgcagctgctcatg TCTTACTGTTAGAAATcaagaagaagagagagcaaggagaaCATCTCATGAACTCCAAGCAGAGGGTATTCCAAACTGTGAGGAAAG CCCTGCTCCTACTCTCGAGGAAGTGAATGCCTGGGCTCAATCATTTGACAAGTTGATGCTTACTCCAGCTGGCAGAAATGCTTTCCGTGAATTTCTACGAACAGAATTCAGCGAGGAAAACATGCTTTTCTGGATGGCCTGTGAGGAACTAAAACAAGAATCCAACAAAAGCGTCattgaagaaaaagcaagactAATTTATGAAGATTACATTTCTATCCTTTCTCCAAAAGAG GTCAGTCTGGACTCCAGAGTAAGAGAAGTTATAAACCGAAATATGCTGGAACCCTCACAACACACCTTTGATGACGCACAGCTTCAAATTTATACCCTAATGCACAGAGACTCTTACCCACGGTTTATGAACTCTGCTATTTATAAGGACTTGCTTCAGTCCTTGTCTGAAAAATCCACCGAAGCatag
- the RGS20 gene encoding regulator of G-protein signaling 20 isoform X3, protein MGSERTEIRKRQMATTPETPGAAQAQLSTGNRGSNACCFCWCCCCSCSCLTVRNQEEERARRTSHELQAEGIPNCEESPAPTLEEVNAWAQSFDKLMLTPAGRNAFREFLRTEFSEENMLFWMACEELKQESNKSVIEEKARLIYEDYISILSPKEVSLDSRVREVINRNMLEPSQHTFDDAQLQIYTLMHRDSYPRFMNSAIYKDLLQSLSEKSTEA, encoded by the exons ATGGGATCAGAGAGGACAGAGATACGCAAACGGCAGATGGCTACAACCCCGGAGACCCCAGGTGCTGCACAagctcagctcagcacaggaaatCGAGGGTCCAATGCCTGCTGCTTTTGTTGGTGCtgttgctgcagctgctcatg TCTTACTGTTAGAAATcaagaagaagagagagcaaggagaaCATCTCATGAACTCCAAGCAGAGGGTATTCCAAACTGTGAGGAAAG CCCTGCTCCTACTCTCGAGGAAGTGAATGCCTGGGCTCAATCATTTGACAAGTTGATGCTTACTCCAGCTGGCAGAAATGCTTTCCGTGAATTTCTACGAACAGAATTCAGCGAGGAAAACATGCTTTTCTGGATGGCCTGTGAGGAACTAAAACAAGAATCCAACAAAAGCGTCattgaagaaaaagcaagactAATTTATGAAGATTACATTTCTATCCTTTCTCCAAAAGAG GTCAGTCTGGACTCCAGAGTAAGAGAAGTTATAAACCGAAATATGCTGGAACCCTCACAACACACCTTTGATGACGCACAGCTTCAAATTTATACCCTAATGCACAGAGACTCTTACCCACGGTTTATGAACTCTGCTATTTATAAGGACTTGCTTCAGTCCTTGTCTGAAAAATCCACCGAAGCatag